In one window of Nocardiopsis aegyptia DNA:
- a CDS encoding saccharopine dehydrogenase family protein codes for MHALVLGGYGAVGAPTTAALRERGHTVSTAGRDPRRADRPCDLSESGLRGYRDALDGVDVVVNASGAEDPALVSAATDQGRAFVDATATTDYVRAVEGLLPRSPVLLSVGLAPGLTNLLAAAVHADAPGEDPLDLAVLLGAGEEHGAAATAWSLGLLGRSFRDPATGAPVRNLTQGRAVDLPGLGRRRLYRADFSDQHALTRDLGRPVRTRFGLDSRTLTTGLALLTHVPGASRMPTGVHALGTDAWIVLAHCGGLRRWARGRGQSRATAHITAWAAGLTEGLSPGVHHLHEVARLDDLPAELPLTMGAAARTD; via the coding sequence ATGCACGCACTCGTCCTGGGCGGCTACGGCGCGGTGGGCGCTCCCACCACAGCGGCTCTGCGCGAGCGGGGCCACACCGTGTCGACGGCCGGACGCGATCCGCGCCGCGCGGACCGCCCCTGCGACCTGTCCGAATCCGGTCTGCGCGGCTACCGCGACGCACTCGACGGAGTCGACGTGGTCGTCAACGCCTCCGGCGCCGAGGACCCGGCCCTGGTGTCGGCGGCGACCGATCAGGGCCGCGCCTTCGTCGACGCCACCGCCACCACCGACTACGTGCGCGCCGTGGAGGGGCTGCTGCCGCGCTCACCGGTCCTGCTCAGCGTCGGCCTGGCCCCGGGACTGACCAACCTGCTGGCGGCGGCCGTGCACGCCGACGCACCCGGCGAGGACCCGCTCGACCTCGCCGTGCTCCTGGGCGCCGGGGAGGAGCACGGCGCGGCCGCCACCGCCTGGTCCCTGGGGCTGCTGGGGCGCAGCTTCCGCGATCCCGCCACGGGCGCACCGGTCCGCAACCTCACCCAAGGGCGCGCCGTCGACCTGCCCGGGCTGGGGCGGCGCCGCCTGTACCGGGCCGACTTCAGCGACCAGCACGCCCTGACCCGCGACCTCGGCCGCCCGGTGCGCACCCGCTTCGGGCTGGACTCGCGCACGCTCACCACGGGACTGGCCCTGCTCACGCACGTGCCCGGCGCCTCCCGGATGCCGACCGGCGTCCACGCGCTGGGCACCGACGCCTGGATCGTCCTCGCCCACTGCGGCGGCCTCCGCCGCTGGGCACGGGGGCGCGGCCAGTCCCGGGCCACCGCGCACATCACCGCCTGGGCGGCGGGACTGACCGAGGGCCTCTCCCCCGGCGTGCACCACCTGCACGAGGTGGCCCGCCTGGACGACCTGCCCGCGGAGCTGCCGCTGACCATGGGCGCCGCGGCCCGCACCGACTGA
- a CDS encoding sensor histidine kinase, which yields MGEATSAGEVTRAALLPAAQGARALVGHLLGGLTAALTAVWACACALVLLAALARPRARHAAGALATRWTLALSQLDAARRSRWYDSTIVAGSDPATRAAHLLARLPLSAAGLLLLMATGMMTALFLGGAAVEAVTGTASHVTLTLPGVQWGASTLTLGVTFGVILLGLLWAFSTGLAAAERALARRLLGPTTEDLLHRRIDELTRTRSGIVRAVDEERRRIERDLHDGVQQRVVALAMLLGRAQRGRDPERAAHLVRQAHTESRLLVDELREVAWRVYPAALDTLGLEAALTEAAERTPLRTTVRYDLAADPPPETATAVYFAAREAITNAVKHADADEVFVDVRRSPAGVELVVRDDGRGGADPDGGGLTGLARRVRALDGTLGLDSPEGGPTTVRVSLPMTATA from the coding sequence ATGGGTGAGGCGACCAGCGCGGGCGAGGTCACACGCGCGGCGCTGTTGCCCGCCGCCCAGGGGGCGCGCGCACTCGTCGGACACCTGTTGGGCGGACTCACCGCCGCGCTGACCGCGGTGTGGGCGTGCGCCTGCGCCCTGGTCCTGTTGGCGGCCCTTGCACGGCCCCGGGCCAGGCACGCGGCGGGCGCGCTGGCCACGCGGTGGACCCTGGCGCTGTCCCAACTCGACGCGGCCCGGCGGTCCCGCTGGTACGACTCGACCATCGTCGCGGGGTCGGACCCCGCGACGCGTGCCGCCCATCTGCTGGCCCGGCTGCCGCTGAGCGCCGCGGGGCTCCTCCTGCTCATGGCGACCGGGATGATGACGGCCCTGTTCCTGGGCGGAGCGGCGGTGGAGGCGGTGACCGGAACCGCCTCGCACGTGACCCTGACCCTGCCGGGCGTCCAGTGGGGGGCGTCCACCCTCACCCTGGGCGTGACCTTCGGCGTGATCCTGCTGGGCCTGCTGTGGGCGTTCTCGACCGGGCTCGCGGCCGCCGAGCGCGCACTGGCCCGGCGCCTGCTGGGTCCCACCACCGAGGACCTGCTGCACCGCCGGATCGACGAGCTCACCCGGACCCGGTCGGGGATCGTGCGGGCCGTGGACGAGGAGCGCCGCCGGATCGAACGGGACCTGCACGACGGCGTCCAACAGCGCGTGGTGGCGCTGGCGATGCTGCTGGGGCGGGCCCAGCGCGGACGCGACCCCGAGCGCGCCGCCCACCTGGTCCGCCAGGCGCACACCGAGTCCCGGCTGCTGGTCGACGAGCTGCGCGAGGTGGCCTGGCGGGTCTACCCCGCGGCCCTGGACACCCTGGGGCTGGAGGCCGCGCTGACCGAGGCGGCCGAGCGCACGCCCCTGCGCACCACCGTGCGCTACGACCTGGCCGCCGACCCTCCCCCGGAGACGGCCACAGCGGTGTACTTCGCCGCGCGCGAGGCGATCACGAACGCCGTCAAGCACGCCGACGCCGACGAGGTGTTCGTGGACGTGCGCCGGTCCCCCGCGGGCGTGGAACTCGTGGTCCGCGACGACGGCCGCGGCGGGGCCGACCCCGACGGCGGCGGCCTGACCGGGCTGGCCCGCCGCGTCCGCGCCCTGGACGGCACCCTCGGGCTGGACAGCCCCGAGGGCGGCCCCACCACCGTGCGCGTGTCCCTGCCCATGACCGCGACCGCGTGA
- a CDS encoding response regulator transcription factor, whose amino-acid sequence MRLVIADDSVLLREGLMRLLEEEGHTVQAAVGDAAALLDAVAEHRPDAAVVDVRMPPTHTDEGLRAALRIRAEHPGVAVLVLSQYVERRYATELLTDSSEGVGYLLKDRVAEVAEFLDALERVAAGGAAFDPEVVRRLLARTTRADPVARLTPRERAVLEQMAQGLNNTAIAERLFVSLSAVEKHVNAIFDKLELGRADGYSRRVMAVLRYLGSAEERGTASSDS is encoded by the coding sequence ATGCGACTGGTGATCGCCGACGACTCCGTCCTGCTGCGGGAGGGACTGATGCGGCTTCTGGAGGAGGAGGGACACACGGTCCAGGCCGCCGTCGGCGACGCCGCCGCGCTCCTGGACGCGGTCGCCGAGCACCGGCCCGACGCGGCCGTGGTGGACGTGCGCATGCCGCCGACCCACACCGACGAGGGCCTGCGCGCCGCACTGCGCATCCGCGCCGAACACCCCGGCGTGGCCGTGCTGGTGCTGTCGCAGTACGTCGAGCGGCGCTACGCGACCGAGCTGCTCACCGACTCCTCCGAAGGCGTGGGGTACCTGCTCAAGGACCGGGTGGCCGAGGTCGCGGAGTTCCTGGACGCGCTGGAGCGCGTGGCCGCGGGCGGGGCGGCCTTCGACCCCGAGGTGGTCCGGCGGCTGCTGGCGCGCACCACCCGCGCCGATCCCGTGGCGCGGCTGACCCCGCGCGAGCGCGCGGTCCTGGAGCAGATGGCCCAGGGGCTGAACAACACCGCGATCGCCGAGCGGCTGTTCGTGTCGCTGAGCGCGGTGGAGAAGCACGTCAACGCCATCTTCGACAAGCTGGAGCTGGGACGCGCCGACGGCTACAGCCGACGCGTGATGGCGGTTCTGCGCTACCTGGGCTCCGCGGAAGAGCGGGGGACAGCGAGTTCGGACTCGTAG